In Capsicum annuum cultivar UCD-10X-F1 chromosome 8, UCD10Xv1.1, whole genome shotgun sequence, the genomic window GGTCTTTGCTCTTGTTTTGACATCTTCCTTTCTTCAACCTGCAACTGCCAAATCAGGTAAATTTACCTAATACCACACTGTCGTTCATTCTAACGTAACTTCAAATTGAAAAAGGCTGGTCAATGCACAAAGTTTTCACTATGCATGCATGtcattttaaagaaaaagtaaaccACGTTGAGACTGTTGAACACGTTGAGCTGAATTTGCTTTTGATGTGTTGGATGGTGCAGTGTACTGTGCACAGAAATGCAAGGGTAGGTGCTCCAAGGCAGGACTGATGAATCGGTGTATCAAATACTGTGAGTTGTGCTGTGCAAAGTGCAAATGTGTTCCAAGTGGGACTTATGGCAACAAGCATCAGTGCCCTTGTTATAGGGACTTGAAGAACTCAAAGGGAAAGCCCAAATGTCCTTAAACATAATACTAGCTACTAGATTTATTTTCCTACTTTAATTTGTGCATCTTAGACTATTTTTACCATTTGGTTCGAGTAACAAGAGTAATAGACTCTTATGTGTCTGATAAATTGTTAGGGAATAAGAGCTCCTCTAGGACTTTTTAATGTTTGTATGTCTTTTTATTACACCTGTTCAAGGTTTGATAGTGGCATGAACTACGTAcatttatcctccccagaccccattttTTGAGAATATActggggtatgttgttgttgcatgaGATTTGGATGAATTATGGACTTTAATACCTGCTGTTTCTTTTTTACTGATCAGTGTTCTTTGAAACACTCGGTTATTCTTGATTCAAAATGTTGTTCTAAAGGGACGAAGTCACATACATTAATGTATTTACAAACGAAGGTAATCTTCAGAACACTTGCATTACAGGCTAGTGTCACTGGTTCATTTTTCACTATGTCAGCGGCACACAATTTTGCCCGTGCGGCGCCCATGGTTCCCCCAACTATGGGCCAGCCTTCCTCATTTCCCAGGTCTTTAGCACGATCCTGTGCTTGTGGGAAGCTCGCCTCAGAGGTTTGCTCCCTTTGGTGCCGCTCTACCAACATGTCGGCTGACATGACCAACGTATAAGCAACTCTTCTGGCGCACCTTTAATCCTTGGATCTCATCCATATGAGCTCCTGGGGATGGCTACGGACATACTCGTCCCTCGCCTTGGCCTGAGCATTGCCATCGCATGCACAGTCTTATCCTCAAGCTTGACATCGCCTCGTGCATGTGCACTTGGCCTTTGCTTCGCCCGAGTAGGGCAACCCTCAATCCTTGGCCTTTGTCTCAAGCGTCTTCCTTAGTCATGCCCTCTCGTGTCTTATGGCATAGCCAAAAATAGCCCACGCAACTTGCATCCAACTTCCATAGCACAGTGTCGCCCCACAACTGCGCGTCTAGGCCAACGGACCCTTGCTCGCTTGGCTGAACCTTCACCAAGCTCACAAGTTAGCTCACGAGTCTCTTGGGGAGAGTATCTCGATTGCTCTATTGGCTTGGAGGCATCCTTCCATCACTTAGACAGCCTGCGGGGCTTATCGGTTCATATAGCCA contains:
- the LOC107879950 gene encoding peamaclein — encoded protein: MKRVLVTFMLVFALVLTSSFLQPATAKSVYCAQKCKGRCSKAGLMNRCIKYCELCCAKCKCVPSGTYGNKHQCPCYRDLKNSKGKPKCP